CCCCGGCCCCTGTGATCATCAGTTGATTGCCTGCGATGGTGGCCGGACCGCTGACGACGGCGTAAGTAACCGGCAGACCTGAAGTCGCCGTGGCGTTCAACGTGACCGGCCCAGCCCCAAGGCTCTGATCTGGTAGCACGGGAAACGAAATCGCCTGGGCTGACTTCGGCACGAAGAGTGCCTGAACGGATCTCGCCCCGGTCATGAGCACCGCGACAGCGCCCGTGGAGCCGCTGGCATCACCGGCCCAGCCGGTGAATCGGAAGTTCGGTGCGGCCGTGGCGGAAACGGTCACCGTCGTGCCGTGCGGATAGTTGCCGCCAGCCGTCACGGAGCCACCGGTGGAGGCGGCAGTGACAAGCGGATAGGATTTGAGGGCAAAGACGGCTTGCACCGACTTGCTCCTATCCATCGTGACCGCGAAGGGATTGGCAGAACCGGAAGCGTCGCCACTCCACCCGGAAAAATCATGAATCGAATCGGGGGTGGCTGTGACCCAGGCAACGGTGCCATTCGCGTAGACGCCTCCAGCCGAGACCGTGCCACCGGCACCGGCGGAAGTGCTGAGAGTGTATTGGGTCGGAGGAGCACTTCCGACCGTGACCGTCTGCGAGATGACGGCGGAGACGGCGCCGCTGGCATCGACCGCCTGCGCGGTGAACGTGACCACCTGAGGCCCGGAGTCGTTCGAAGGGTTGCCCGAATCAGCGCTATACCCTGAGCCACCGCCCCCAAACGCGAACGGGCTGCCGTTTTTCCAGACGTTCACCTGAGTCAGGTTGCCGTCCGCATCTTCACCTCGCGCGGCAACCGAGTAGCTCGCCTGATGCGCGACGCTCCCTGGCGTCGAGATCCAGCTAATCGTTGGAGCCCGGTTCACCGGGGGTGCAGCGGTGACAGTGATCGACACCGAGCCCGAATGAACCCAGCCGCCTCCGTCGTTCGCCGCCGCACGGATCGTGTAGACGCCCACGTCGCTGAACGTGAAGGTCGCCGTGCGAGTGGAATCGGCCGTGCTGCCCACCGGGCCGCCTTGAAACGGCTCTCCGGCCGAAAATCCGCCTTGGAAGTTCCAGTCGCCTGCCGGCCGCTGGATGTCGAGGTTGTGATTGGTGAGATTACCGTCGGCGTCGGTGGCTCGGCTGCTCAGGGTAAGCGTCGTGCCTTGGGTAACCGATTGATTGCCCGGGGCAGTCAGCGCAACCGAGGGCGCCTGATTCGCCGGAGCGCCGATGTTCACGACGTGCGTGATCATCGGGGAGGTTGCCCCGGTGGCATCCACCGCTTGGGCCGTGAACACCACTGTCTGCGGGCCGTTGTCGCTGGTGGGGTTGCCTGAATCCTGGTCGCGACCGTCGCCGCCACCGGCAAATGCAAAGGGCTGCCCGTTTTTCCAGACGTTTACCTGAGTCAGGTCGCCATCGTCATCGTGGCCATGGGCCGTAACCGAGTAACCCTGACCGTGGCCCGCGGAAGCGGGTGCCACCGTCCAGCTGATGGTTGGCGGCGAACTGTTGCTCCAGCCATCGCGAAACCATGTCTCCGTCCAGACCGTGGTCGCATAGGTTCCAGTTCGGTCGGTGCGGTATTCATAAAACCGGAGCGTATATTGCCCCGCCGGAACCCCGGAGATGTTCCAATCGCCCCACAAACTACCGTCCGCAGGACTTCCGTCGACCGCGAAGATGTTGATGAAAGACGACACATTGCTGATCGAACCGACGGTAGCGCTCACACTGGCTCCACCCGTGCGGTAATGCGTCGCGGAAACGCGGCCGAGGAGATTGCCCCCGGCGTCGCGTAGTTCGATGCGGCCCGGTGCGCTGGATTGCGGGTAGTCGTCACCGAACCAATCCACCTGAAAGCTGACGGTGTAACCGCCGGCGGGGATCGTGATGGTCCGATTGGTGACGACGAATACTGTGGTATAAGGTGCGGCTTCGGCGGTCGCGAAACCGAGCCCGAGAAGGACAAAGAGAATGAGAATGAGTCTGTTCATTGGAGCGTGACGGATGCGTTTTCCCGGAGGTGAAAACGCAGGGACTCGACGCCCGGCCAGACAGCGCCGCGATTGAGGGTGATGAGGCGTCCGCCGAGTATCTCGGGCGTGACAGTAGCCCCACTATTCGCCGGTGCCGTGAAGGCAGCCGGGGTGTTGTTGAACGACACGAACGCTTGTTCGGTCGGATGGTTGTTGTTCACCGTGAGCGTGAACTTCGGCAGGACAATGCGACGCACACAGAGCCTGCTGGTCTGGGTCAGGCCACCGGGTCCCGCCGTCCACGCCGCCGCTTGGGCCACCGTCAGGCGAGCAAGCCAGTAGGCCGGCAGGCCGGCACTACGGCTCTCCCAGTCGTGATTCCAAATGGCATCGAACCATGCAGCTCCTGGCTCGTAAGCGGGCAAGGCGAGCTGTTCGGTCCGACCCGCAAGACTGATGAGCAGAAACCTCTGCCGGCCGTTCTCGGCCGGGGCCGCGAACAGCAGACGAGGGTTGCCGTTGGCATTGACTGCGATCTTCGCAATCTCCGGCTGAACCGCGGTGGTCGGGGCCAACCCGATGGACGGCGTGATTCCGCGCAGCCGAGCGACCTTGGCAAACCACGATGAAGCATCGGTGGTCGCATACGGCAACGTGGTGGAAGTCGAAAACTGGGTTGGTGAATCCGCCGCCCCGATGGTTCCCGGCAAGGCAGCGATGTTGTGTCCCGACAGGTCGGTCGCTTCGAACGAACGGGTGATCACCTCGGCGATTTCAGCGAGGGAGCGTTTCTCGGCCTCGCGTTGAGTGCGTTCGATGATGTCCCGCGCGGAGGGCAACAGGACGGCCGTGAGAACGCCCATGACAAAGAGAACGAGCACGATTTCCAGGAGCGAGAACCCTCCGGTTGCGATTCGGCGTTTGGAGTAAGAGTAAGTCATGGTCAGTGGGCGTTGACGCCGCCGAGCAGCGAGACGAGGGGGAGGAAGAACGAGAGAGCGATGGCTCCGACGGCCGCGGCGAGCAGCCCGAGCAGCACCGGTTCCAGCAGCGCGAGCGCAGCGGCAAGGCGCTCCCGCGCCCGGCTGGATGCGTAGTCCTCGACATGGCGCAGCGCCGCGCTCAACTGACCGGTGGTTTCTCCAGCTTTGAGCGCGGGCACGAGAAAGCGTGGAAAGGCACTGTCCTTCGGTAGGGCCGCGTAGAGTGGCCGGCCCAAGGCCACGGACTCCCGAGCGCGCAACAACTGCGCCTCCAGCACGGAATGCCCGGTCAGCTTTGCACCGGTCGAAAGGGCGTCCAACAACGGGATGCCAGCGTCGTGTAACAGCCGGCAGTGACCTGCAAACCGGGCTGTCGCAAGCAGGCACAAGGTCTCCCCCAGAATGGGAATCCGCAGAACGATTCGGTCACGAGCCGCGCGCAGACGCGGATGCCGGCTCGTGAACCACGCCAGCCCGGCAAAAAGGGAAACCGACAACAACAATGCATCCCAGTGATGGCGGGTCAGCTCACTGGTGCGAACGAGGAGGACGGTGATGGCGGGAAGTTCAACCCGCAGGGAGGTGAAGATTTCGGCAAACTTGGGAACGACACCGCCCAGAAGAAACGCGACCAGGCCCGCGGTGGCCGACAGCACGACGACCGGATAGATCATCGCCCGTCGCGCGGTGCGCCGAAGGTCGTCAGCGCTGGCAACGTGGTGCGCCAGCCCGCGCAACGATTCGGGGAGCTGGGCCGAAACCTCTCCCGCCTCGATGACCGCAGCAAGATGCGGCGGAAACACGCGGGGGAAGTGACGGCACGCCTGATGGATCGGATGACCATGGGAAACTTCCCGGTGGACGTGCTCCAGAACCTGCCGAATCGGCCCCGGCGGCGCATCTTCGGCCAGTTGCCGGAAGGCCTCGTCAGCCGTCACTCCGGCACGCAACTGCAGCTCGATTTGATGCAACACCGGGACCAGGTCGCGCGCGGGAATGGCAAGCCTTGCGGCTTTGCGGTCAGGCTTAGCGACCGTGATTTCAACCGGCCAGAGCGAGCGCGCCCGGAGTTCCTCGCGCAATTGGCGCGCATCGCGCGCGTTGAAGCGTCCGTGCTGGCGACGTCCCTGACGATCGATGAAGGTGGCGGCAAAGGCAGTCATGCTTAGAGCGGCAAACGCACACGGACCGGTTTTTCGGAGACGGGAACACGGAGGTATCGCCCCGCGTGCTGGAACAGCACCGCATCCGGCTCCAGGCGGACCACGGTCAATGCTTCGACGGTTTCACCCGGCTCGACCGAGCGTCCATTGATCAGAGCACAGGGAGTTGCCCCGTGAATCAGGCCGCCGACGGCGAGCGTTATTTCCCGACTGGTCTCCTGCTCGACAGCACGAACGGAAAATGGATTGGCCTCGTCGGCTGGATCGCGAGTGACAACGGAGACATCGATGACTCCGTCCGCGTTGGGTGCGATTGCCGGAATCTCGGGCAATCGTGGCACGAGCGGCAAGGCTTGTGGCGGCGCAGCCGGCTGAACTTGGGCCACGATCTGCTCCTCCTCGGTTTCCGGTGACTTGGTCGGCGCAACCGGTTTGTCGGGTTCGACGGCCACCGCAGTCGGATCGACTGCCAGGTGCGGGGTTGACGCAACCAACGGTGCTATCGGCCGAAGATCCCAGCGCGATTCCGCCTCCAGCCGCTGAATCGCATGGGCTTCATGCCGAATCAACTCGTTGTCGGGATCGACGTAAGCACCGAGGATGTAGTGACCGACAACGGCAGGGATTCGTGCATCGACTCGTTGGGCTGACTCGGCGACGGGCAGGGGCACGGGGGCCGTGACCATTGGCTGTGGGGACTGACAGCCGGCCAACAGGATAAGAATGAGCGGCGAAAGTGTTTTCATGGTTTGGAATGAATCTCCTCGTTCAAAGCCACCGGAGACGGGCCTCCGTTGATGGTTTCGGTCACGTAAAGGTAGAAGGGTTTGCCGGCGCGGATGCGGAGGTAGAACCCGTCCTTCGCGATGGCATCTCGAACCTGCTGGGCGTATTCGCGCAGCACGGCGCTCACGCCTGCCAAAGAGGCGTTGCGCATGCTCGCAACCGGCAGGTTGGACTCACCGATCAGCCCCGCCGTCGTCCGAGTTTCCTGCAGAGCGGTGGTAGCCGAGGACAGGAACGTCGCGGCAAAAAGCTTTAGTTCGCGCCAGTCGTCCGTGCGAATGACTTCGCCGCGAAGACCGGCGGAACCATCCGTCTCGGAGTTCGACGGCGCCCGCTCCAAGGCGATCCCGCTCACCCGCAGTTCGCGCGCGGACATCTCCGACTGCTTCCGGCAAATGATCGTCCAGGTGCCTTCGACCGCGAGACGTTCACGCGCGCGGTCCAAGCCGGCCCGTCCATGGACTTCAGCACCCGCCGGGACGACCAAGCGGCCGTTCTCCCAGACATCCTCGGTCACGATCCCGATCACCGGTGTCGCCAACCGGTTCGACTCCAACGTGACCACGGTCTCACAGGGAATCATCCGTCCGAACGGCGCCGCGGCGAGAGGGTCGAGCGATGCGGGGCCGCGCGAAGCCACGACTACGCTCAAAGGCAGCACTTTGGGGGCGAAGCGAGCCGGCGTCGCGGCGGGAACAGGCGAAGGTGTAGGGCTGGGAGGAGCCGGTGGTTCGAACCGCACACCGGTTCGCTGGATCACTTTGGGCAGGATCGCTTGCGCTGCCGGCGCCGCATCCGGCATAGAGGCCGAACGATGCTGGACGCGCTGCCAGCCGACGACACCAGCCACGAGAATGGCCAACACACCGATGACGACCAATTGTCCCGTCGGCGACTGGATGAACTGTGTATCCAATTTCATTCGTTCGCAGCAGCGGGCGGCAAGGCGACCGCAAAGGTATTCTTCAACGACAGGCGGGCCCGAGAGCCGTCCGGATTGCCCGCAATCAACAGGTGAAATACTGCCGCACGTCCCGCCGGAATAACTCCATCCGCATCGGTCAAGCCCACGGGGAAGACGGTCGATCCGACTCTCACGCCGAGCTGCGAGGGGACATAGCGATAGTCGCGCTGCCCGCGATTCTCGGCCCTGATCCGCAGCACCAGCGCATCTTCGTCGGCGAAGCCGATCACCTCTTCGACTATTGCCGTGAGTTCACCCTGCACGCCTGAGGTATTCGGTGTGATGCGCTCGACTCGCTGCACCACCGCCGGGTATTGCTGAGCCAGCACCACGTAGTTCTTGGCCAGATCGAGTAAGGCCAGCAGGCGATCCGGGCGCGGACGCGGACTTGTCGCCGGCTCTCCGGTCGGCTCGTAGAAAGTGACCGTGCGGTCGGGTTCGCCTTCCGACGTGAAGGCCAGCGCGTAGACCCGGTCTCCGAAAACGACATTCGCCGCCGCTGTCGCCCCGGCGCGCAGGGCGCGCACGGTGAAGAACCGTGTTCCCGATTGGTGGGATAGAAGCACCTGCGGTCGATCCTCGGGGCTCGTCGAGATGCCGGCGGCATCAAGGGCGGTCACCGGTCCCGGAAACATCACCGTGGTGGGTGCGTCCGTTCCAATGCGCACCGTGTAGGTCGCGCGATCATCGAGCGGGTAGCGGAGCACCTGGCTGAGCGCCGTTCCGGCTCCAGCCAGGCCTAAGATCAGGGTCAGAAGGACAGTTCGTAGTTCCATACGGCGAGAGGAAAGCGGGCGTTAGCCGCGAGGTTGGGATTGCGCGCGAAGGTGAACCGCGCGGTGAAAGTGGGTGCTTCAGTGAATGATTGCTGACCGACAGCTCCGGTCCGGATCAGCTGACCCTCGGCCTGAACGAGCACGACATGCTCGCGAGTTTCGAGCACGGTGAGCTTCAAAACCTCCGCCTTCTGGTGGAGGTTCTTTCTGGAGAACTCCTCGGCGGCTCGCGCCCAATCAGATCGCGCTTGTTGCAACGCCTCGGGAAGGAACAGCTTCTCCAGCAATTCCGGCTGATCGAACCCGGTGGGGTTGCGCTGCAGGAGCGCCAGACAAGCGAGCAACGCATGCTGTTCGTGGAGCCGGGTCGCGTCTTCGAAGCCGATCAGCGGACTGACGTGAAAGGAGCCGGCTCCATCAAGGATGACGACCCGTTCCTGGGTCCGATACGCGCGGATGATCAGAAATGGCTGCACGACGGTCAGACCGATGGCGCCAGCCGCGACAAGGAACCAGATGCGCGCGGCCAGGGCGGGGTTGACGAATAGATCGAGAGGATGCCAGCCCCGCGGCCGGGGCTGAGGCAGTTCGGTCCGATGGCGGGGAACGGCGGTTTCGCGTAAGGGAGATGGATTCATGGGCACGATCAGATCGTGGTTTGGGGAACAGGAAGCTGCGCCGACGGCATGACGGCGGTCGGCTCAGGTGGCGGCACGGCCGGCGGTGGTGGCGGCATCGAGGGGACGGCCGGCCCCGACGGTCCGCCGTTCGTTCCGCTCGACGGACCGCCCTTGCCGATGGCGGCAGGAAGCGCGGCCCCTCCGGTCTTCAGGGACTTGACCATCCACGCCAGTTGCTGGACGGCGTAGAGCTGCTGGAGTCCCGACTGGCCTCCACCGGACAGCGGGGACCCTGAGCAAATCAGGGCCTGCATCAGGAACGGCGTCCCGATGGTGCCGAGAATCAACCACAAGGCGGCCAGCAAGCCGCCGAGCAGGCTCGCAAACGAAGCGGCGTCGATTTCGCCGGGAGCCAACCCGTAGGCTGTCGCCAGATTCTGCTGATAGGCGGTGAGAAGATGGTAGGCCACCAGCTCGGTCACGGCGAACCCGACCGGCCACGACAACACGGCGAGGGTTTGCTGCACGTATCGTGTGCCCAAGGACGCGAGGGAGGGCACGAGCATCAGCGCCAGTGCCACGGGCAGAAACAGGTAGCACAGCAGCTTTAGCAGATACTGGAGCAGCAGAAACGGCAGTTGCAGCAGGCTCGCAATCAGCACGACCAGCTTCGCTGCCGCCCATAGTGTGGCGCGGTAAAGAGACTCGCCGACTCGGCGCAGACTGAACTCGTTG
This portion of the Candidatus Didemnitutus sp. genome encodes:
- a CDS encoding type II secretion system protein, producing the protein MTYSYSKRRIATGGFSLLEIVLVLFVMGVLTAVLLPSARDIIERTQREAEKRSLAEIAEVITRSFEATDLSGHNIAALPGTIGAADSPTQFSTSTTLPYATTDASSWFAKVARLRGITPSIGLAPTTAVQPEIAKIAVNANGNPRLLFAAPAENGRQRFLLISLAGRTEQLALPAYEPGAAWFDAIWNHDWESRSAGLPAYWLARLTVAQAAAWTAGPGGLTQTSRLCVRRIVLPKFTLTVNNNHPTEQAFVSFNNTPAAFTAPANSGATVTPEILGGRLITLNRGAVWPGVESLRFHLRENASVTLQ
- a CDS encoding type II secretion system F family protein, with the translated sequence MTAFAATFIDRQGRRQHGRFNARDARQLREELRARSLWPVEITVAKPDRKAARLAIPARDLVPVLHQIELQLRAGVTADEAFRQLAEDAPPGPIRQVLEHVHREVSHGHPIHQACRHFPRVFPPHLAAVIEAGEVSAQLPESLRGLAHHVASADDLRRTARRAMIYPVVVLSATAGLVAFLLGGVVPKFAEIFTSLRVELPAITVLLVRTSELTRHHWDALLLSVSLFAGLAWFTSRHPRLRAARDRIVLRIPILGETLCLLATARFAGHCRLLHDAGIPLLDALSTGAKLTGHSVLEAQLLRARESVALGRPLYAALPKDSAFPRFLVPALKAGETTGQLSAALRHVEDYASSRARERLAAALALLEPVLLGLLAAAVGAIALSFFLPLVSLLGGVNAH
- a CDS encoding TrbI/VirB10 family protein encodes the protein MKLDTQFIQSPTGQLVVIGVLAILVAGVVGWQRVQHRSASMPDAAPAAQAILPKVIQRTGVRFEPPAPPSPTPSPVPAATPARFAPKVLPLSVVVASRGPASLDPLAAAPFGRMIPCETVVTLESNRLATPVIGIVTEDVWENGRLVVPAGAEVHGRAGLDRARERLAVEGTWTIICRKQSEMSARELRVSGIALERAPSNSETDGSAGLRGEVIRTDDWRELKLFAATFLSSATTALQETRTTAGLIGESNLPVASMRNASLAGVSAVLREYAQQVRDAIAKDGFYLRIRAGKPFYLYVTETINGGPSPVALNEEIHSKP